The Vibrio diazotrophicus DNA window GAACTAGCTTGGCCATCTTGCTGGCTAAAGAGGTTGTTATCTTCGCTATCCACCAAGCTAAGGTGAATGTGCATACCATTACCCGCTTGATCTGCGAAAGGTTTCGCCATGAAAGTTGCGTCGAAACCATGTTGGTGAGCAATTTGTCGGATCAAGCGCTTCGCGATAATGATTTCATCACAGGCTCGCAGAACATCTTTCGAGTGGTTGAAGTTAAGCTCGAATTGACCCGGAGCGGATTCAGAAAGTGCACCAGAAGTATTTAACCCTTGTTCGAAAGCAATACGGTTTAAATCAGAAAGGAAGTCAGCATAGTCGTCCAATCCATCTAAATCATAAACTTCGGTGTCTTTCTCTCGCGTTTTTTTGGTTGGGTTAATGGCGGTTAACGGTTCGCCATGCTCACCACGAACTTTATCGATCAAGTAGAACTCAAGCTCTAGTGCTATGCAGGGAAACTGATTTTTGCTCGCGAGTGTTTCTAGCATACTAGAAACGATATTACGGATGAAAAGTGGATTTGGTCGTTCGCCTTTTTCATCCATCATGCTGATCAGTAGTTGCCCGACCTGCTCCTTGGCTGTTGGCATTAGTGTTCCGCTGATCGGGAAACACAAATTATCCGGCTCGCCTAGATCTTCTCCAAGTCCGGCGGATTCAACAACGTTACCTTTTGTATCAAGTGAGATAGTGGAAAGAGGCAGCGCGACGCCTTTATTTAATTTATCTAATGCATTGATTGGGATTCGTTTTCCTCTTGGGGCTGCATTTATGTCTGTGAATATGAGGTCGACAAACTCAATACTGGGCCAGTTTTGTTTAAAATTTTGTACTTCCTGTAGATAAGCTTCCATTTTTCTTCTCCGAATAAACTGACGTATCGAAATTAGAGATAACTTTTAACAAAAAAATCACATCTTCATCTTTGAAATATGGTTTCTTCAGTTATTTGTAATTGAAACAGTCACTTATTGTTTTGCGTCGAATTCTGGTGAGTTGCTTTTATGTATTTCTTGTTAACTATTTTGTAACAGTCGTTTTTGTTTTGTTCAATATAATGGGCATGAATATTCGCTTTTAATGCTAAAAAGGTGCTCAGTGTCACGTTATTGCCATTATTTTGAACATCCGTGTTGATAATTTTGTACACGGTTTGTAGTGTAAATGTTAAATATATCGAACACGGAATTGTCATGGTAGGAAAACGCAAACCGATCATTGGCGTTGTTAGCTGTACGAAGGAACTCAACGGCTATCAAATTCAAGCGGTTAATGGATTTTATCTTCGCGCTGTCAAAGATTTTGGTGGAATGCCAATCATTCTTGCGCCAGACATGTCTGGTGATGAAGTGGAAGAAATTTTGAATGTCTGTGATGGCTTTTTATTCCCAGGTAGCCATTCAAACGTTGCACCGCATCGCTACAACGCGAGCCACACTGAAAATAAACGAGATGAAGCGCGTGACGAGCTTTCTATCTCTCTGATTAGAAAAGCCATTGACCGAAACATTCCATGTTTAGGCATTTGTCGTGGTTTTCAGGAAATGAACGTTGCACTGGGCGGAACGCTGAATCCAGCCGTTCACGATTCAGGTTTTAATGACCACCGAGAATCGGATGTTGAAGATTTTGAACAAAAATACGCACACGGCCACTTGGTATTAGTACAAGAGCAGAGTTTGTTTGAGCGTTGGCTGAAAGAGGAGGAGTGGGAAAATGCAGCTCACTTCCACGTCAACACTTTACACAATCAGGGTGTGGAACAGTTGGCACCTCAGTTAAGAGTAGAAGCTAAAGCCCCCGATGGTTTGATAGAAGCATTTAGCCTTCCCGAGCAAGATTTCTTTGTTGGTGTTCAGTGGCACCCAGAATGGAAAGCTAAAACAAATCATTTCTCACAAATTTTATTTAAAGAGTTTATGATGGCAGCCTCACGTTAACGTTTGGAGCTGCATATTGATGGACAATTTGGAGATTGGAAAAACTATTGTTCAGTTGCGTAAAAAGCATGAATTGTCACAAAGGGAACTCGCTGAAAGAGCTGGCATAACACACAGTGCTATCTCTTCTATCGAGAATGGCAAAGTGAGCCCGTCGGTGAGCTCGTTGCAAAAGATCGTCAATGTTTTTTCTTTATCTCTTTCGGAGTTTTTCATGATTGAACAATCTCCGAAAAATGAAGCGAAGGTTGTTATTCCATCTGAGGAACTGGTTGAAATGGGCAGTGAGTCTGTCTCGATGAAACTAGTGACCAATGGCAAAAAAGATCAGGTGATTGGATTCCTGATTGAAGAGTACGCACCTTTTGGAACGACAGGTGCGAGAGAAATCGAACACGAAGGCGAAGAGATAGGCACGGTTCTAGAGGGACAAATCACTCTGGAATACAAAGGCAAATCTCACGTTATCAAAGCTGGCGAGTCGTACGTTATTGATACGAACGAGCCGCATAGATTTACTAATCACACAGACAAGGCTTGTCGAATGATAAGTGCGCATACGCCAACCACTTTCTAAGTGGTGCTTGCCTTGTGTGATCACAAGGAGAGCGTATGAACACCCAAGAGCAATGGATTGAGTTAAAAGATAATCTAAACATTGAAAATCGGGCCTATATTAACGGTGAATACAGCGCCGCGCTGAGCGGGCAGACGATTCCCGTAGTAAACCCAGCAACAGACGAAATCATTACAGAAATCGCTCGTTGCCAAAGTGAAGATGTCGATCTTGCGGTATCATACGCTCGACGAATTTTTCAATCAGGTCAGTGGAGTGAAAGCAGTCCTTCTTATCGAAAAGCAGTACTGAATCAGTTCGCTAACCTGATTGAACAAAACCGAGAAGAGCTAGCACTACTTGAAACGCTCGACACAGGTAAACCTATCTCCCACAGTTTTTCTACCGATATTCCAGGTGCTGCTAATTCACTGCGCTGGTACGCGGAAGCGATCGATAAAGTGTACGGTGAAGTCGCACCGACAGAAAAAGACGTACACGCTTTTATTTCCCATCAACCGATTGGTGTTATTGCTGCTGTTGTTCCGTGGAACTTCCCTCTATGGATTGCATGTTGGAAGCTTGGCCCAGCATTGGCTGCGGGTAACAGCGTTATTTTAAAACCTTCAGAAAAATCTTCTTTAACCGCGATTTTCCTTGGTCAGCTTGCGGCTCAGGCTGGCATGCCTAACGGTGTGTTCCAAGTGATTACTGGCTTCGGTCATGAAGCAGGTGATGCCTTAGCAAAACACCACGATGTAGATTGCATCGCCTTTACTGGTTCAACACGGATTGCTGGTCAGTTGATGGTCAGCTCAGGTCAAAGCAACCTAAAACGCGTCTTCGCGGAAGCTGGTGGTAAGAACGCCAATATCGTTTTTGAAGATTGCGACGATTTAGACCGCGCAGCAGCAGAAACGGCTTCTGGTTGTTTTTATAACCAAGGTGAAGTGTGTGTTGCAGCGACTCGTTTGCTGGTTCATGAGAGCATCAAAGATCAGTTCATCGAAAAAGTGATTGCAGCAGCAAAAGCGTTCACGCCAAAAGACCCTATGAATCCAACATCATCGATGGGCGCACTTATCGACCAAGACCACAAAGCGAAAGTTCTGGAATACATTTCACTAGGTCAGGCTGAAGGCGCAACCCTACGTTGTGGTGGAGATGTTGAAGGTCAAGGCGCGTTTGTTGAACCAACCATTTTGGACAACGTCAGTAACAAAATGCGTGTTGCTCAGGAAGAGATTTTTGGTCCTGTACTTTGCGTCATTCCATTTAAGGATGAAGCTGAAGCTATCGAGATTGCCAACGATTCTAAATACGGCTTAGGTGCCGCATTGTGGAGCAGCAACATCAATCGAGTACACCGTGTTGCCAAGCAGCTACAAGCTGGCTCCGTTTGGGTCAATAACTACAACGAAGGGGATATGACTGTCCCGTTTGGTGGATTCAAAATGAGCGGTAACGGCCGTGATAAATCACTCCACGCTCTGGAAAAATTCACTGAAACCAAAACCACTTGGATTCGTATCCACGCTTAAGCCCACTGACGATTACGATAAATAAAGGAATATGATTATGAACAAGCATACGGACTCGTATTACGCTGATTCTGTGCCAAATATGCCAGATTACCCTCAACTTCAAGACAACATTGAATGTGACATCTGTATTGTCGGTGCCGGTTTCTCAGGGCTTTCTTCCGCGATTCATCTGGCGGAAAAAGGGTTTAAAGTCGTCGTTCTAGAAAGTGCCAAAGTTGGATTTGGAGCAACTGGCCGTAACGGTGGACAGATCGTCAATAGCTACAGCCGAGATGTTGATGTGATTGAAAGCCGTTATGGTCAAACCCAAGGAAAAGCTTTGTGTGAAATGATCTTCGAAGGTGGCGATATCATCCGTGGCCTCATCGATAAATACAATATCGAGTGTGATTTCAAACAAGGTGGCCTGTTCACCGCTCTCAACAATAAGCAGTTAAAAGGGCTTGAAGAACACAAGCGCAACTGGGAGCGCTACGGTAACGACCAACTTACTCTGCTGGATGCAAAAGAAATCGAGCAAACCGTTGGTACAAAAGTGTATACCGGTGGTCTTTTGGATATGCGTGGCGGTCATATTCACCCGCTTAAACTGGCGTTAGGTGAGGCTGCGGCGTTTATGTCACTGGGTGGTCAGATTTTCGAACAGTCAGCGGTACTGTCGATTGAGAAAGGTGCTAACCCAGTTGTGAAAACAGCGTTGGGCAGCGTTAAAAGCAAGTACCTTGTGCTGGCTGGCAATGCTTATCTTGGTGGTTTGGCACCGAATATCAGTAACAAAGCGATTCCATGTGGTACTCAGGTAATTACAACGGAACCTCTGTCTGACGAGCAACTGCAACAAGTATTAACCAGCGGTTATTGTGTTGAAGACTGTAACTACTTATTGGACTACTTCCGTCTGACGGCAGATAACCGTCTGTTATTCGGTGGTGGTGTAGTTTACGGCGCTCGCGACCCAGAAAATATCGAAGCTCTGATCCGTCCGAAGATGGAAAAAGTCTTCCCGCAATTGAAAGGCATCAAAGTCGATTACACATGGACAGGGAACTTCTTACTGACCTATTCACGCATGCCTCAGTTTGGTTCGTTCGCAGACAACATTTACTACCTGCAAGGTTACAGCGGTCATGGTGTTACCTGTACACACCTAGCGGGCAAATTGCTGGCAGAAACATTAACAGGCCATGCGGAGCGTTTTGATGCTTTCGCAGCGCTAAAACATTACTCATTCCCAGGCGGTCGCCATTTCCAAGTTCCATTTACAGCGATCGGTGCGGCTTACTACAACTTACGTGACAAATTGGCAATTTAAGAGATAAGGAACATCGAAATGAGCAGAGTCGTTAAATTTGCAGCTATTCAGCTATCTAAAAGCTGGGATCTGGAAGATAACCTGAACAAAGAGAAAAAAGCCATTCGTGAAGCGGCACAAAACGGAGCGAATGTTATTCTTCCTCAGGAACTGTTCGCTGCCCCTTACTTCTGCAAAAAGCAGGAAGCAAAATATTTCGAGTTGGCAGAAGAAACAGAAAACTGTCTCCTAATCAAAGAAATGAGTGCGTTAGCTAAAGAGCTTAACGTAGTGATTCCGGTTAGCTATTTCGAGCGTTCTGGTAACAACTTCTTCAACTCACTAGTCATGATTGATGCTGACGGCACAGTGATGGACAACTACCGTAAGTCACACATTCCTGATGGTCCGGGTTACAGCGAAAAATACTACTTCAGCCCTGGCGACACAGGTTTCCGTGTATGGCAAACCAAGTTCGGCAAATTTGGCGTGGGTATCTGTTGGGACCAATGGTTCCCAGAGCTAGCTCGTAGCCTAGCATTGCATGGTGCAGAAGCGATCTTCTACCCAACAGCAATTGGTTCTGAACCTCAAGACCCTACACTGGATTCACGTGACCACTGGCAACGCACAATGCAAGGTCACTCTGCTGCAAACCTAGTACCTGTTATTGCTTCAAACCGTGTAGGTACAGAAGTGGATGATGGCATTGAAACTACTTTCTACGGCTCTTCTTTCATTACCGACCACACAGGTGGAAAGATTGCAGAAGCGCCACGTGAAGGCGAAACCATCATCTACGCAGAGATCGATTTAGATGCGACAGCGAAAGCTCGTCATGCTTGGGGCTTATTCCGCGACC harbors:
- the puuR gene encoding HTH-type transcriptional regulator PuuR; the encoded protein is MDNLEIGKTIVQLRKKHELSQRELAERAGITHSAISSIENGKVSPSVSSLQKIVNVFSLSLSEFFMIEQSPKNEAKVVIPSEELVEMGSESVSMKLVTNGKKDQVIGFLIEEYAPFGTTGAREIEHEGEEIGTVLEGQITLEYKGKSHVIKAGESYVIDTNEPHRFTNHTDKACRMISAHTPTTF
- a CDS encoding aldehyde dehydrogenase; amino-acid sequence: MNTQEQWIELKDNLNIENRAYINGEYSAALSGQTIPVVNPATDEIITEIARCQSEDVDLAVSYARRIFQSGQWSESSPSYRKAVLNQFANLIEQNREELALLETLDTGKPISHSFSTDIPGAANSLRWYAEAIDKVYGEVAPTEKDVHAFISHQPIGVIAAVVPWNFPLWIACWKLGPALAAGNSVILKPSEKSSLTAIFLGQLAAQAGMPNGVFQVITGFGHEAGDALAKHHDVDCIAFTGSTRIAGQLMVSSGQSNLKRVFAEAGGKNANIVFEDCDDLDRAAAETASGCFYNQGEVCVAATRLLVHESIKDQFIEKVIAAAKAFTPKDPMNPTSSMGALIDQDHKAKVLEYISLGQAEGATLRCGGDVEGQGAFVEPTILDNVSNKMRVAQEEIFGPVLCVIPFKDEAEAIEIANDSKYGLGAALWSSNINRVHRVAKQLQAGSVWVNNYNEGDMTVPFGGFKMSGNGRDKSLHALEKFTETKTTWIRIHA
- a CDS encoding glutamine synthetase family protein, with the protein product MEAYLQEVQNFKQNWPSIEFVDLIFTDINAAPRGKRIPINALDKLNKGVALPLSTISLDTKGNVVESAGLGEDLGEPDNLCFPISGTLMPTAKEQVGQLLISMMDEKGERPNPLFIRNIVSSMLETLASKNQFPCIALELEFYLIDKVRGEHGEPLTAINPTKKTREKDTEVYDLDGLDDYADFLSDLNRIAFEQGLNTSGALSESAPGQFELNFNHSKDVLRACDEIIIAKRLIRQIAHQHGFDATFMAKPFADQAGNGMHIHLSLVDSEDNNLFSQQDGQASSLFYQTMAAMLSQTSQAMGLICPNVNSYRRFTPGAYVPTKANWGENHRGVALRVPISDKNNRRIEHRIAGADVNPYILAAVVLSAVLASDNYTKEQCPPPLSDNAVTLPLRMPEALDRLERSELNQYISREFIDLYLACKRSELAEFERAITPMEIDWMLHSA
- a CDS encoding gamma-glutamyl-gamma-aminobutyrate hydrolase family protein: MVGKRKPIIGVVSCTKELNGYQIQAVNGFYLRAVKDFGGMPIILAPDMSGDEVEEILNVCDGFLFPGSHSNVAPHRYNASHTENKRDEARDELSISLIRKAIDRNIPCLGICRGFQEMNVALGGTLNPAVHDSGFNDHRESDVEDFEQKYAHGHLVLVQEQSLFERWLKEEEWENAAHFHVNTLHNQGVEQLAPQLRVEAKAPDGLIEAFSLPEQDFFVGVQWHPEWKAKTNHFSQILFKEFMMAASR
- the aguB gene encoding N-carbamoylputrescine amidase, giving the protein MSRVVKFAAIQLSKSWDLEDNLNKEKKAIREAAQNGANVILPQELFAAPYFCKKQEAKYFELAEETENCLLIKEMSALAKELNVVIPVSYFERSGNNFFNSLVMIDADGTVMDNYRKSHIPDGPGYSEKYYFSPGDTGFRVWQTKFGKFGVGICWDQWFPELARSLALHGAEAIFYPTAIGSEPQDPTLDSRDHWQRTMQGHSAANLVPVIASNRVGTEVDDGIETTFYGSSFITDHTGGKIAEAPREGETIIYAEIDLDATAKARHAWGLFRDRRPDLYTSVGKLTV
- a CDS encoding NAD(P)/FAD-dependent oxidoreductase, with protein sequence MNKHTDSYYADSVPNMPDYPQLQDNIECDICIVGAGFSGLSSAIHLAEKGFKVVVLESAKVGFGATGRNGGQIVNSYSRDVDVIESRYGQTQGKALCEMIFEGGDIIRGLIDKYNIECDFKQGGLFTALNNKQLKGLEEHKRNWERYGNDQLTLLDAKEIEQTVGTKVYTGGLLDMRGGHIHPLKLALGEAAAFMSLGGQIFEQSAVLSIEKGANPVVKTALGSVKSKYLVLAGNAYLGGLAPNISNKAIPCGTQVITTEPLSDEQLQQVLTSGYCVEDCNYLLDYFRLTADNRLLFGGGVVYGARDPENIEALIRPKMEKVFPQLKGIKVDYTWTGNFLLTYSRMPQFGSFADNIYYLQGYSGHGVTCTHLAGKLLAETLTGHAERFDAFAALKHYSFPGGRHFQVPFTAIGAAYYNLRDKLAI